CCTTGATGGTGGACGGCATATTCTCGCCAGTCAAGAAAGTCAAATACGAGGTACAAGATGCCAGGGTTGGTCAGAGGACGGACTACGAGCGACTCATATTGGACATATGGACCAATGGTGTCGCGAAGCCGGAGGAAGCCGTTGCAGAGGCTGCTGGCATACTGGAGGGCTACTTCTCAAGGATTAAGACCTTCCTCGGAGGGGCGGATTTGGTGATTCCTCAGGAGCCCGAGGAACCGGAGGAAGGGGAGGAGCTTGAAGAAAAGGACTCCATGAGCGAAGAGGAAAAAATGCTCTTGGCCAAGCCCATAAAGGAGCTAGAGCTTTCCATAAGGAGCGAGAATTGTCTCTTAAGGGGTGGAGTTCACACTGTAGGTGATCTTATCTCCAAGGGGAGAAACGAATTGCTTAAGATTAGAAATCTTGGAAAGATCTCCCTTAGGGAAATAGAAGAAAAACTTAAGAAATACGGTCTTGAACTACAAGATGGGGCTTCGGAAGAAAAAAGTGAAGCTACCTCTGCAGAAGCGAAGGAGGATTGAGTCCAATGAGGCATCGAGTGGATAGAAGAACTCTTGGACGCTTTGGTAGTCACAGAAGAGCAATGCTTTCAAACATGGCTGCGGAGCTCTTCTTGAAGGAAAAAATAGAGACTACCCTTCCAAGGGCGAAGGAACTTAGGAGGGTGGCAGAGAGGTTGATAACCAAAGCGAAGCTTGGAGGACTGCATAACAGAAGGTTAGTGGCGTCAAGGATGCCAAACAAGATGGCGGTCAAGAAGCTCTTTGACGATATCGCCAAGAGATACGCCAACAGAAATGGTGGTTACACCAGGATAGTTAGGACTACGTATAGGTTCGGGGATGGTGCTCAGAAAGCTATAATCGAGCTAGTTGAGGAGTCATGATATCCCAGGAAGAATACATAATAGAGGCAAAGGGCCTTAGCTTCTTTTATCCCGGAGCAGAAAGTCCTGTTCTAAGAAATGTGGACCTCAGACTGCGTAGAGGGGAATGGCTTGCAATACTAGGGGCTAACGGTTCTGGGAAATCTACATTAGCCAAGCATTTCAACGCCCTGCTACTACCTACGCAGGGCGCTTGTTTTGTTTATGGCCTTGATACCAAGAGTGCTCAAGGACAATTAGAGGCCCGAAAGAACGTAACCTTGGTCTTTCAAAATCCTGACAACCAAATAGTTGCGGCTATAGTGGAAGAGGATGTGGCCTTTGGCCCTGAAAACCTTGGGATACCCTCGGTCAAGATACAAGAAAGGGTAAGGAAAGCGTTGAAGATTACCGGGTTATATGAAGTCAGAACTAAGCCCACTTATACCCTTTCTGGGGGTCAGAAGCAACGCCTGGCTATAGCAGGTGCTATTGCTATGGAGCCTGCCTGTATGGTCTTGGATGAGGCTACCTCAATGCTTGACCCCAAGGGAAGGAGAGAGATAAATGATGTCCTCTGCAAATTGCACAGGGGAGGAATGACCTTGGTCTCCATAACTCATAGGCTAGAGGAGATAGTGGCTTGTGATCAATGTATAGTCCTTTCCAAGGGCACAAAAGTGTGGGAGGGAGCCCCAAAGGATTTATTGGCTATGGGTGAGGGACTTATTGAATGGGGCCTTAGGGTTCCACCATTGGTTGAGCTTTGTAATCGTCTGAAGCTCTCAGGAGTTTTGCCCAAGGATATTTTACCCAAAATTGACGAGATGGTGGATGCCCTATGTCCATAATTGTAGATGATCTTGTTTATGTTTACCATCAGGGGACTCCCCTGGAGACAGAGGCCCTTAAAGGAGTGAGTATGGAAGCTAACCCTGGAGAATGGGTTTCCGTAGTGGGACATACTGGCAGTGGCAAATCTACGTTAGCCCAGCATTTGAATGCTCTCTTGGTTCCTACGAAGGGGAAAGTGGAAGTAGATGGTATTCTTGTAGGAGATGACACCAGGGAGCATAGGAAAATAAGGCAGAGAGTGGGTCTTATATTTCAATATCCGGAGCAACAACTATTTGAAGAGACAGTATTTGCCGAGGTAGCTTTTGGCCCAAGGAATTGGGGAGTCAGCGAGGAGGAAATTCCTGTAAGAGTTCGGGAAGCTTTACAAGCTGTTGGATTGGATGAATCTTTTTGGGAGCGTAATCCCTTTCAGCTTTCTGGGGGCGAAAAAAGAAGAGTTGCTATTGCTTCCATACTTTCCATAAGGCCTAGATATTTGGTCTTGGATGAGCCCACTGCGGGGTTGGACTCCAAAGGAAGGGACGAGCTTTGCTCCCTGTTGAGGCAACTAAAGGTGTCCGGGACGGGAATTATTCATGTCACCCATGATCTTGAACTGGCTTTGGAATATAGTGACAAAATCCTTGTGTTGGAAAGTGGGAAAGCCTTATTTTGGGGTAGCCCCGAGGTAATAGTGGAGGAATTAATAGAGAGGGAAATAGAAGGGTTAGTGGTGCCTCCGGTTGTTGAGTTGGCAAGGCGATTGAGAGATGTAGGTTTCGATGTGCCTGTCACCTGGAAGGCACAGACCTTAGCTTCTGCGATAGAGGAGAAATTTCAAAAATGAAGTTCTTGAATCATTTGACCCTTGACCAATATGTGCCTGCTGATTCTGTAATTCACCGCATGGACCCCAGGGCCAAGATAATTGGGGTAGTGATGGTCCTATCGGGGATTTTTGCAGTCCACAGGGTAGAAGGTTTTTTGCTCTGGTCACTTTTGCTTCTTATTGTAGTTAAGTTATCTAAACTGCCGATTTCCATGGTATTGAGATCTGCAAGGCCCGTCATCATTCTGGTGCTGTTCACGTCTTTGATTCATTTGTTCTTCACCAAGGGAGAGGTAATATTCCAGTACGCCTTCTTGAGCATAACCCGGGAAGGCGTGTTGATGGCTGTAAAGATAAGCTTGAGGCTGGTTTTGCTTGTCATGTATGCTGGATTGTTGACCCTTACAACGAGCCCAACAGAACTTGCAGACGGCTTGGAAAGCATATTCAGTCCTCTCAAGCGATTTGGTTTTCCAGCTCATGAGATGGCTATGATGATGACCATAGCAATAAGGTTTATTCCTACGTTGCTGGATGAAACAGATAGAATAGTTAAAGCTCAGATAGCAAGGGGAGCAGAGTTAGACCAAGGAGGAATAATGAAGAGGATTCGCTCTTTCATTCCCATCCTGGTACCCCTTTTTGTGATCGTTTTTCAGAGAGCAGAGGATTTGGCCGTTGCCATGGAATCTCGTAATTACAGAGGAGGCGAAGGGAGAACCCGTATGTACCCTTTGGTTTGGAGCCTCAAGGAGACAGTCTTCATGCTCGTTGCTGCTTTGGTTACGTTCCTCGTTATCATGTGGGATAAGAGGGTATGGCTTTAATGGCACGGTACGCTATGCAGGTTTCCTATAAAGGAAAGGATTTCTCAGGGTGGCAAAAACAGCCTAACTCCAGGACCGTTCAAGGGGTGTTGGAGAGTGCCCTGGAGTTACTTGCTGGGCATCCAGTTACTGTTTACGGAGCTGGGCGGACGGACAAGGGAGTTCATGCATTAGGACAGGTGGCATCCTTCGACCTGAATAGGCATTGGGCGCCAGAAAAGCTTCTTTTAGCTGTAAACGCCCATTTGCCGAAAGATGTAAGGGTTATGAGGATGCGCTATGTAGATAATTCCTTTCATGCCCGCTACAGTGCGTTGTGGAGGGAGTACGTATATTTCATATGGACAGGGAGAGTGTGTTTCCCTCACTTTAGTGATTATGTGTGGCACAGGAAACAGAAATGGGATATATCGAAAGCCCGAAGGGCCTGTAAGCTTTTTTGGGGGACCAAGGACTATAGGGCATTTTGTAGGAAAAGTGAGTGTCCACCAAGTGCCTTTAGAACCATACATAAGGCCGAGGTTTTCTCTCGAGGTGACCTAGTGTGGTTCAGGGTAAGAGGCGACTCTTTTCTAACGAACATGGTTAGAATAATGGTTGGAACTTTGGATTATATATGCACAGGCAAAAAAGATATAGATTACCTCGAGGAACTTCTGCAGGGCAAAGCCGAAAGGCCCGATGCAGGGCCTACTGCTCCGGCGGATGGCTTGTTCTTTTGGCGGGTGGGTTACCCTTGGTCTTTGTGGTAGATAAAGGAGATATTGAGCTTAGGGGCATATATAGGATATAGTTTTGAGTTAGTAGCGTTAGTTCTAAGGGGGTATAAGATCGTGTGGGGTGTCGACATAGGAATAGATTTGGGTACTGCCAACGTTCTCATCTACATGAAAGGCAAGGGCGTCGTCCTTAGGGAACCCTCTGTGGTAGCTGTGGATTTGAACACCGATAGGATATTGGCTGTAGGCGATGAAGCTAAGAAGATGTTGGGGCGTACCCCAGGGAACGTAGTTGCTGTAAGGCCACTTAGGGATGGTGTCATTGCCGATTACACCATGACTGAGGCCATGCTTCGATATTTTCTGAAAAAGGTCACGCCGGGGCTCAGCCGTTTCTTCAGGCGAAGAGTTATGGTATGTGTGCCTTCAGGTGCCACAGACGTGGAGAGGAGGGCTGTCCTTGAGGCAGCGGTGGAGATAGGTGCCAAGGAGGCCTACCTAATAGAAGAACCCATGTCTGCCGCCATAGGAGCCAATCTTGATATAGCAGAGCCAAGGGGGAATATGGTTGTCGACATAGGGGGAGGAACCACTGATATAGCGGTCATATCCTATGGAGGCATAGTGGTTACTCAGTCCCTTAGAGTCGGGGGAGATAAGCTTGATGAGAGCATAACCAAGTACATCAGAAAGGAGCATAACCTTGCCATTGGTGAACAGACAGCGGAGGATATAAAGATTGCTATAGGTACATGTATGCCAAACCTAGATGAGGAGAAAAAAATGGTGATCAAGGGCAGAGACCTGGTTCATGGTCTTCCCAAGCAGATAGAGATAACCTCGAGCTTTGTCGCCTCTGCTATAGAGGAGGAAGTTCATTCCATAATTGAGGGAATAAAGCAGGTGCTGGAGCAGACGCCACCGGAGCTGTCCGCAGACATTATAGACAGAGGGATCACTCTTACTGGAGGAGGAGCGCTTCTTAAAGGTCTCCCTGAGAGGGTTACGGAAAGCACCGGGATACCTGCGTATGTAGCAGATTCGCCTTTGGAGTGTGTGGCTATTGGGACGGGAAAGGCTCTAGATGAGCTGGACGTGCTGAAGGCCAACGGTTCCCTTATTGGAGCATCCAGAAAGAGAAGCCGCAAAGGCCGCTAGCCGGCGGAAGGGGTGAAAAACTTGATTAGTGAACGGTGGTGGTCTGGAGGTTTACGTTTTTCCTGTTTGGGTTGTGGAAGGTGTTGCAGAGGGGAACCTGGTTGCGTCTGGATTACACCAGAGGAGGTAAAGAAGCTAGCTGAGTTCTTGTCCCTTACAGAGACGAAGTTTTTAAGTAAATATACGTATAGTGTGGATGGAAGGGTGAGCCTCAGAGAAAAACAAAATGGCGAATGTGTGTTTTACGATAGTGACACCAATAAGTGCTCAATCTACGAATATAGGCCTCTTCAATGCAGGCTTTTCCCCTTCTGGCCTTCTCTTATGAAAAACAAGGAAAACTGGGAGTGGGAAAAACGCAGATGTCCGGGTATAGGCGAGGGAGAACTTCATAGCGCCCAAGAGATACAACAATGCTTAAACGAAGCCCCCTTCGAGGATCTATAAGGTTTCCATATAAGAAACAAGTGCATTCAAATAAAAAACAATTGTTGCAATAAGAACGATGAAGAGTATAATAAAACAGAGAACGCTAGTTTCTCTGTTTTTCTTTTTTGATTATTGCTTGAAAATTTCGCATATAAGAAATAAACTAAAAGTTGAAAACAGTATATGAAAAGGTGTACGATAAAAGGGAGAAAGGTGTATTTTCAAAAAAAAGAGGAGGGGCAGGATAATGGCAAAGGTTAACAGAGATGTGGCACCGCAGGACGTTTTCAAGGAGATTGAAAAACTTTTATTGCGGGACGGTTTTGACATTGTAATTGACATGGAGAAGTCCCAAGGATCTCATATGGTCAACAAACTAAACGGCGAAGTTTGGCTGGACTTTTACACGTTCTTCGCATCGTCTCCTTTTGGGATGAACCACCCCAAGCTGGCCAACGACGAATTCAAGGAAACCATTTTCAGGGCGGCCATAAACAAAGTAGCAAACTCCGATATCTACACTACGGAAATGGCAAAGTTCATAAAGACCTTTGGCGAAGTTGCCATGCCTGAAGGTTTCAATCACATCTTCTTGATAGATTACGGTACCCTTGCGGTAGAGAACACGTTCAAGGTAGCCATGGACTGGAAGGTCCAGAAACTCTTGCAAAAGGGCAAGATAAGCAAAGGAGATGCAATAAGCGGAAGGAAAGGTACCAAGGTCATTCACTTCAACGAAGCGTTCCATGGCCGTAGCGGATACACTCTAACTACGACCAATACTCATGACCCCAATAAATATCAGTACTTTGCTAAATTCGATTGGCCAAGGGTTATAAATCCCAAGATATTCTGGCCTTTAGAAGAGAATCTCGGCGTAGTGGAATGGTTGGAGAGGGTGGCCATAAAACAGATAAAACAAGCTATATGGGACAATCCTGATGATATTTGTGCCATCATCATAGAGACGATACAAGGTGAAGGTGGAGACAACCACTTCAGGACCGAGTTCTTCAAGCAGTTGCGTGAGATATGTGATGAAAACGAAATCCTCCTTATTTTTGATGAAGTACAGTGCGGAATGGGTATAACCGGCAAGATGTGGGCTTGGGAACACCATTCTCCAGTGAAACCGGACATGTTCGCCTTCGGTAAGAAATCCCAGGTTTGCGGCCTTGTGGCTGGCCCAAGGGTGGACGAAGTTGAGCACAACTGCTTCAAGGTCTCAAGCCGCATAAACTCCACTTGGGGAGGAAACTTGGTGGATATGGTGAGAGCCACCCGTTATCTTGAGATTTACGAAGAGGACAACATTTTAGACTATGTTGCCAATACCGCAGGCCCTGCGCTACTTGAAGGCTTGAAGGCTATTCAGAAGGAGTTCCCCAAACTTATGAGCAACGTGCGCGGTAAAGGTCTAATGTGCGCCTATGACTTGCCGAATGACGAGCTGAGGACCAAAGCAATAAAGAAATTCTGGGCCAAGAAGATGCTGGTCCTGCCGTGCGGAGATGTATCCATCAGGTTCCGTCCAGCTTTGAACGTGCCTCTGGAGGACCTGCAGAAGGCTTTGGATTTGACAAGAGAGGTGTTTACGGAGCTGAGCAAGGAGATATAACGAAAGACAATCAGAATCTTTTAAATTTCTTAAGGGGGAAGTTTTACTTCCCCCTTAAGTTTTTGGTATTTATACGTAAAGAAAAATTGTAATAATTCTGTTATTATTAGCACGCAGGAGGTAGGTGCGTTTGCTCACTAGCTTTTCTGATATCAATTGGAAGCTGATTTTGATACTGCTATTAGTAAGTTGTGTCGTTGCCTTCATAGGTGACGTCGTTGGAATGCGCGTTGGCAAAAAGAGGATATCCATATTTGGCCTTAGGCCAAGGTACACATCCTCTCTCATAACCGTGCTTTCTGGCTTGTTTATCATGCTATTTACCCTAGCTGTTTTGCTCACAACTTCGGAGACGGTTCGAACGGCTATATTCAGTATGAAGATAGTACAAAGGCAGATAACGGACTTGACGGCTCAGCTTCAGGAGAGCCGGTCAGAGTTAGATGACCTGAAGGAGGAACTAGAGGCAAGTAAAAGGGAGCTTCTTAAGAAGCAGGAAGAACTGTCCGAAGTAGAGGAGAGATTGAGAGAAAGCGAAGAAAGGCTTGCTAAAGCAGAAGGGGAACTGCGTGAGGCGCGAAAGGCTCAAAGCAAGGCCGAAAAGAATTTAGAGGCATTGGAGAGGATAAAAAAAGACCTCCAAGAGGATATCAAGGTGTTGCAGGCGGAGTCCCAAGCTCTAAAACAAGGACTTGAAGAACTAAAGGAAGGCAAGATTGTAGTCTTCTCCGGTGAGGTAATAGCGGAGAAGCTCTTAACTTCGAACCCCAATGGGTGGGACCCTAGCGTCGTTGAGAGCGAACTTATAAGGTCCGCTCAGAGGAACATAGCTTTCAGGGCGAAATCCAAGCCGGAAGACATAAAAATAGAGTTGGAAGAAAACGTAAGAAAATCCATAGAAGAATACTGTAAACAGAACAAAAGGTACATCCTTCGGCTTGTGGCTCTCGAAAATACAGTAAGGGGCAGGCCCATTCTTGCGGGCCTAGTGGGCTTTGAAAGTAAATTGATATACAAGAAGGGACATACGCTGGCTGTGGAGATACTACCAGCAGGATTGGATAGGGACAGCGCAGAGATGTACTTATACGGTATTTTAAGGGAGGTAAATGTAAAGGCAAAAGAGGATGGAGTCCTTCCTGATCCAATCAGGGGAACCGTCGGGAACCTGGATGCTCTTGATTTCTTCAATGTTTTGGAGAAAATAGAAAATGCCGAAAAAACTTTGAAAATTGTAGTAGAAGCAGCAGAAGATATCTATACGGAAGGGCCTGTTCGTGTTAAAATTCATGTTCTGCAATTAGAATAAATTCTTGGAGGGCGGTCATGTTAATAGTTGCTTGCCAGGCATGTGGTGAGACTGCAATTTTGCCAGGTACTCCTGATGTCGATGGAGTTGCCAGAATCGTCTTCAGTTGTCCTTATTGCTGTACTAGCCAGGTGCTTCAATTGCAGGTCGCTGGAGATGGCAGAGGAAACTTAAGAAAGATCGTGGCTGGCATGTCATTCAGCGTGAAACAAAGGGTCGAGGAGAAGGCGCTCTAAAATGGAAGAACAGAGTTTGCCTATGCGCTACTTCTTTTATGACAGTAAAGAGGCAGTTAACCCAGACGAACTTTTAACGTTGTACCGCTTCACTAAGTGGGGAAAGAGTAGGTCCTTGGAGCAAATAGAAAAAATGCTTCAAGGAACGTCCATGTGCTTTTCCGTCCGTTACGATGGAAAGCTCGTGGCATTTTGCCGCATGCTTACAGATTTTGTCTTCAGAGCTTCTTTGTGGGACATAATGGTACATCCTGACCATCAGGGAAAGGGACTCGGCTCTTTGCTATTGAAGTATGTTTTGGAACATCCCAGGATAAAAGACATACCTTTGATAATAACTTACACTAGTGAACTTTCTGTATTCCTGCAGAAGCTTGGGTTTGAACAGAAAGAGGGAGCAATGCTTTTGCTGAGAAGGCCAATAGAGTATACCTAGGATGCAGGAAAGCAGAAGTAATGATTGATAATGAGGAAAGCAAATGTACAAATTTGGAGGTGGAAAAGGTTGACGAGCAAGTTTCTTTTGACGTCAGAATCAGTTACGGAAGGACACCCTGACAAGCTAGCTGACCAAATTTCCGATGGAGTATTGGATGCCATATTGGCTGAGGATCCTTATGGGAGAGTAGCCTGTGAGACTTTGGTCACCACAGGATTGGTGGTTATTGCTGGAGAAATAACCACAAGTTGCTATGTGGACATTCCTAGATTGACAAGGCAGATCATAAAAGATATCGGTTATACGAGGGCGAAGTACGGATTTGATGGGGATACCTGCGCTGTTATCACTGCGATCGATGAGCAATCTCCAGATATCAAAGGTGGGGTAGATGAAGCAATAGAGGTAAGAGAAAAAGGCCAAATAACCGATGAGCTGGATAGAGTTGGCGCAGGAGATCAGGGGATAATGGTAGGTTATGCCTGCGACGAGACAGAGGAATTCCTTCCTCTTCCTATAGCTTTGGCTCATCGCTTGGCCAGGCGGCTGAGCTTTGTACGAAAAGAGAAGATCCTGCCTTACCTCAGACCAGATGGGAAGACCCAGGTGACTGTTGAGTATGAGAATGGCAAAGCCGTACAAATCGATACTGTCGTAGTATCTACCCAGCATCATCCAGCAGTAGAAAACGACCAGATAGAGCAGGACATAATCGAAGAGGTAATAAATCCCATAATTCCAGAGCATTTAGTTCCTAGGAAGCCGAGGATATTGGTAAACCCCAGTGGGAGGTTTGTCCTTGGTGGCCCGATGGCAGATACGGGATTGACGGGAAGGAAGATAATGGTGGACACTTACGGGGGAGTTATCCCTCACGGAGGCGGTGCCTTCTCTGGTAAGGACCCAACAAAGGTCGACAGGTCTGCAGCTTACATGGCCAGATACGCGGCAAAGAACGTGGTAGCGGCAGGCCTGGCGAAGGAGTGTAAGATACAGGTTGCTTATGCCATAGGTATGGCCCATCCCGTCTCCATAATGGTAGACACCAATGGGACTGGTGTGTTGCCTGACCCCAAGATTACTCAGCTTGTCATTGAGCATTTTGACTTCAGGCCGGCGGCCATTATAAGAGATTTGGAGATGCGCAAGCCTCAATACCGCAGGTTGGCTGCATATGGCCACATGGGTAGAGTCGACCTTGATCCGATGCCTGCATGGGAAAGGACCGATAGAACGGAGCAGCTTAGGGAGGCCGCAGAAAAGCTCTAAGGTAAGGTGTAATTACGTAGCGACGCTCGTAAACCATGGATTTTAAGTTGCGCCAGTTGATAGTAGAGGGGCTTTCTCACTTGCTTTGGCCAGTGGAATGCCCCTTTTGTAAAAGGTTGGGAGTGGTAGCTTGCGACGGGTGCATGGATTTGGCTTTAAGTGAAGGAGGCACCTCGTGCCTTAAATGTATGGGCAAATATCCGTGTCCTGTCCACGCTGACAGATCTCTTCCTCTCTATTGGGGAGCTATTCATGAGGGTAAGGTTAGGGAGGCCGTTCACCTGTTAAAGTATGGTCACATCAAGAGCTTGGGGATCAAAATGGGGCATGCATTGGCAAGGAACTTGCCCATAGAGGGACCCATAGATGCCTTGGTCCCCGTACCTTTGCACATAGGTTCTGTACGGCCCTTCAATCAGGCCTTTGAGATCGCGAAAGGCCTGGGCCAGGCCCTAGGGGTACCGGTTTTCGATGTGCTCTCCTGGAGAGAGGAACTTTCATGTCAGGTAAGCAAGTCCCCCGTGGAACGGCGTATGTTACCCGAGGGCGTAATAGTTTTCAAGGATGATGTAAAGGTCCCAGATGGCAAGGGAATAATTATAGTAGACGACGTGTGTACCACCGGCACGACTATTGAAAGGTGTAGAAAAGCACTGGAGAAAAAAGGTTTCCAGGTAGTTGGAGCGGTGGTATGGTCTTTGGGTGGAAGTAGCAAGTGATGCCCTCTACTCAATTTCATGAAAGCTTTGGATCTCTATGCCCTTTTCCTTGCAAGTTTTTACGATGTAATCTTTTTGGTCGCAAGGGAAACGGCACGCAAGGCCGCAGCTTGAGGATATGGAGCGGGGAACGGGGACGATCTTGACGCTTAAGCCTTCTTTTCTGAAGCTTCTCTCGAACAAGATGGCCATGTGGGTGGTTTCAAAGGTAGCAATACACTGCAATCTATAATCACCTCGCTTGAGATTATTGTATCTTTTAGGTAATTATAACTAGACCAGAAACTTTGTGAAGGTTAAAATATGCAAGTAAAGATTCTAGGAGGAGGTTTTTACATGACAAGAGGTACAAGAAGCATAATGATGGTGGCCGTTTTATCCCTCTTTTTAACAGTTTCTTTGGCTGGTGTTGCTTTAGCAGCGGATACCATAGGGGTTTTGGATCCTCAGAAGGTCTTGTTCCAGCATCCTAAGTTTCAGGAAGTGCAGAAAGAAATAAAGGCTATGATGGAGAAAAAACAAGCCGAGGCAAAAGCAGCAATCGAAAAAGCCACGGACGACAAGGAGAAGCAGAAAATATTCAACACGAAAAGACAGGAAGCGGCGATGGAAGAACAGAAACTTATGCAGCCCCTTTTTAAGGACATTGACCTTGCAATAAGGACGGTTGCCAAAACTAAAGGCATCACCATCGTCCTGGATAAAGCTCAGGTCTTTTTCGGAGGAGTGGACATAACAGAGGACGTTATCCAGAACTTGAAGAAGAAATACGCAACCCAATAATCAGGTAAGAAGGAAGGCTTTGTGAATTCTAAAAGGGGGGTGAGACTCACCCCCCCTTTTTAGTGCTTCGTAGTTCCAAGATATGCGGCTTCGACCTCTGGGTTTGCTAGAAGTTCGTGGGCAGGTCCTTCCATCAGGATCTCTCCCGTTTGTAGCACATACCCTCGATGGGATAGCATGAGCGCCTGTTTTGCATTTTGTTCAACCAGGAGGATGGTTACGCCTTCAGAGTTTATCCGCTTAAGCTCTTTGAAAATGTCCTTTATTATTATGGGCGCCAAGCCAAGAGAAGGTTCGTCAAGCAAAAGTAGCTTAGGCCTTGACATAAGGGCTCTCCCAATTGCCAGCATCTGCTGTTCTCCTCCCGATAGGGTGCCGGCATGCTGGTTCCTTCTTTCCTGTAGTCTTGGGAACAGCGAGTATACCCACTCGAGGTCACGTTCGATGTTCTCCCTGTCCTTGCGGGGGAAAGCCCCCATCATTAGGTTCTCATAAACTGTAAGAGGAGCGAACACTTTACGTCCCT
The DNA window shown above is from Thermovirga lienii DSM 17291 and carries:
- a CDS encoding tRNA pseudouridine synthase A (PFAM: tRNA pseudouridine synthase~TIGRFAM: pseudouridylate synthase I~COGs: COG0101 Pseudouridylate synthase~InterPro IPR001406: IPR020097~KEGG: tai:Taci_1150 tRNA pseudouridine synthase A~PFAM: Pseudouridine synthase I, TruA, alpha/beta domain~PRIAM: tRNA-pseudouridine synthase I~SPTR: tRNA pseudouridine synthase A;~TIGRFAM: tRNA pseudouridine synthase A); amino-acid sequence: MARYAMQVSYKGKDFSGWQKQPNSRTVQGVLESALELLAGHPVTVYGAGRTDKGVHALGQVASFDLNRHWAPEKLLLAVNAHLPKDVRVMRMRYVDNSFHARYSALWREYVYFIWTGRVCFPHFSDYVWHRKQKWDISKARRACKLFWGTKDYRAFCRKSECPPSAFRTIHKAEVFSRGDLVWFRVRGDSFLTNMVRIMVGTLDYICTGKKDIDYLEELLQGKAERPDAGPTAPADGLFFWRVGYPWSLW
- a CDS encoding cell shape determining protein, MreB/Mrl family (PFAM: MreB/Mbl protein~TIGRFAM: cell shape determining protein, MreB/Mrl family~COGs: COG1077 Actin-like ATPase involved in cell morphogenesis~InterPro IPR004753~KEGG: tai:Taci_1149 cell shape determining protein, MreB/Mrl family~PFAM: cell shape determining protein MreB/Mrl~SPTR: Cell shape determining protein, MreB/Mrl family;~TIGRFAM: cell shape determining protein, MreB/Mrl family); this encodes MWGVDIGIDLGTANVLIYMKGKGVVLREPSVVAVDLNTDRILAVGDEAKKMLGRTPGNVVAVRPLRDGVIADYTMTEAMLRYFLKKVTPGLSRFFRRRVMVCVPSGATDVERRAVLEAAVEIGAKEAYLIEEPMSAAIGANLDIAEPRGNMVVDIGGGTTDIAVISYGGIVVTQSLRVGGDKLDESITKYIRKEHNLAIGEQTAEDIKIAIGTCMPNLDEEKKMVIKGRDLVHGLPKQIEITSSFVASAIEEEVHSIIEGIKQVLEQTPPELSADIIDRGITLTGGGALLKGLPERVTESTGIPAYVADSPLECVAIGTGKALDELDVLKANGSLIGASRKRSRKGR
- a CDS encoding protein of unknown function UPF0153 (PFAM: Uncharacterised protein family (UPF0153)~InterPro IPR005358~KEGG: tai:Taci_1142 protein of unknown function UPF0153~PFAM: protein of unknown function UPF0153~SPTR: Putative uncharacterized protein), whose translation is MKNLISERWWSGGLRFSCLGCGRCCRGEPGCVWITPEEVKKLAEFLSLTETKFLSKYTYSVDGRVSLREKQNGECVFYDSDTNKCSIYEYRPLQCRLFPFWPSLMKNKENWEWEKRRCPGIGEGELHSAQEIQQCLNEAPFEDL
- a CDS encoding L-lysine 6-transaminase precursor (PFAM: Aminotransferase class-III~TIGRFAM: L-lysine 6-transaminase~COGs: COG0160 4-aminobutyrate aminotransferase and related aminotransferase~InterPro IPR005814: IPR017657~KEGG: tai:Taci_1141 L-lysine 6-transaminase~PFAM: aminotransferase class-III~SPTR: L-lysine 6-transaminase;~TIGRFAM: L-lysine 6-transaminase), translated to MAKVNRDVAPQDVFKEIEKLLLRDGFDIVIDMEKSQGSHMVNKLNGEVWLDFYTFFASSPFGMNHPKLANDEFKETIFRAAINKVANSDIYTTEMAKFIKTFGEVAMPEGFNHIFLIDYGTLAVENTFKVAMDWKVQKLLQKGKISKGDAISGRKGTKVIHFNEAFHGRSGYTLTTTNTHDPNKYQYFAKFDWPRVINPKIFWPLEENLGVVEWLERVAIKQIKQAIWDNPDDICAIIIETIQGEGGDNHFRTEFFKQLREICDENEILLIFDEVQCGMGITGKMWAWEHHSPVKPDMFAFGKKSQVCGLVAGPRVDEVEHNCFKVSSRINSTWGGNLVDMVRATRYLEIYEEDNILDYVANTAGPALLEGLKAIQKEFPKLMSNVRGKGLMCAYDLPNDELRTKAIKKFWAKKMLVLPCGDVSIRFRPALNVPLEDLQKALDLTREVFTELSKEI
- a CDS encoding uncharacterized protein with the myosin-like protein domain (PFAM: Protein of unknown function (DUF3084)~COGs: COG4372 Uncharacterized protein with the myosin-like domain~KEGG: aco:Amico_0665 uncharacterized protein with the myosin-like protein domain~SPTR: Putative uncharacterized protein); translated protein: MLTSFSDINWKLILILLLVSCVVAFIGDVVGMRVGKKRISIFGLRPRYTSSLITVLSGLFIMLFTLAVLLTTSETVRTAIFSMKIVQRQITDLTAQLQESRSELDDLKEELEASKRELLKKQEELSEVEERLRESEERLAKAEGELREARKAQSKAEKNLEALERIKKDLQEDIKVLQAESQALKQGLEELKEGKIVVFSGEVIAEKLLTSNPNGWDPSVVESELIRSAQRNIAFRAKSKPEDIKIELEENVRKSIEEYCKQNKRYILRLVALENTVRGRPILAGLVGFESKLIYKKGHTLAVEILPAGLDRDSAEMYLYGILREVNVKAKEDGVLPDPIRGTVGNLDALDFFNVLEKIENAEKTLKIVVEAAEDIYTEGPVRVKIHVLQLE